The Plasmodium knowlesi strain H genome assembly, chromosome: 12 sequence ATGAGTACTTGTTAAATTCCCAGGCAACCGAATTAACTCCTCCATGAATTCCCTCCATAGTTGAGgtcaaaatgaagagaatgaaaaaaaaaaaaaaaaaagtacaggtattattacacaaaatgatggaagaaaaattaatttttttttattttgttgtaAGTATATAGGAATGAAGCTACACTGAGAAACACGGAAATATACGATCTACATAAAATTGCGAGCTTTATTAAGGATACTTTTgcaaatatgaaaaattatgcaaTATTCCAGAGGGATGAGAAGAAGCtgttttttgaaaaattcaaaagggacataacaaatttgttaaaaatttataacgtattttttataattggCATTTTGGAATTTGAGGAATTTATTAAACTAGCCATAATTCTGtatgaaaagaaatttcACACCTTAAATGAGAATAGCAGATTGTGCATTTCTTTTCCGGACagaattttttctcactgCTATAACCTAATTGATTACGATTTGAAGGATTTTTTCACTCCACTGTTAAGTGATCATGATGATGAAAACGAGAGTGTTCAGCAAAATGACAGAATTGCACTCCTGGACGAGGCAACACTGCTTCAGAAAATATTACTCGATCCCCTTTTAATTGAATTTAATGTTATAATTTTAACAAATGTTCATAGGAGATTAGTGAAGACCGACTTGATACTGTCATTACTAAAGAAGATACTTTTGAAGCGAAATGATTTagtcatttttatattttcaaacTGTATGATTGGAAGCGTACTTACCTTTTTTAGTTCCTATCAGGGTGTACCTAATTGCGCACATGTAGAGGCCTCCTCCGTGggtgaggaggaagaagacaacATAGTTAGTCATAAAGGGGATGTGAGCAAttcgaaaaaatgggaagtggGAATTGAACAGCAGGAAAATGAGGATGACGGAAGAGTGGAAGTGCGTGGTGAGAAGTCGCTTGGTCACTCTCAcagaggaaaacaaattagCATTGCAATGAGGGAAACGCACTTCGTaggaaaaattgacaaaGGAGAAGGCATAAAAGAGGATGGAAAGGGTACGGACGAATATGCCTCTGCAAAGGGGGTGATACATAGAAGAGAGTCGAAAGGTTTACCCACGCAGAATGAAAGAAGCGTGGATAAATCtttgaaagagaaggaagattcCTTTCCAGAGTACCACATTTATAAGAATAGACACGAACGCAGAAATTATGGAACAAGTAATATAGGAGGGAAGAAGCATTTctccataaaaaataaaaaaatgaaggatatAATACGTAGGAAGGAGTATTACATGAGGAGTAGGAGCAATACGCTTTCCAGTGATGaagggaataaagaaaattgcTTACCCGGAGGTGGTAGTGAAAATTTGGATTTATCCCACtcggatgaagaaaaaggaagaaatgtacGAAATTCGCTATTCGAACATTCGGCGAAACATTGCTTGATGTATAACCAGAAGGAAGACGCAGATTTTATCAACCCATCCTGCAGAAATCTACCTCATAATGGAAAAGACCAAATTAGTAAAAAGTTGGAAGAGTGGAAAAAGTTCGCagaaggaataggaaaagTGAACAAAGAAATTAACTTGTTCGTTTTTCACATTTCTAATGAGAGCAATTCGGGTGAAAGGAGAGGAAGCAAAACGGGCGAACCGATCAGCGGCGATATTTACTATTTGAAAAACAGATGTGCAAATTATTTACGCACTTGTATCGTTTTAGCTAGTAAACTATTTAGAAGTAGAAAAAGGAGCAGAGAAAATGTTCTTATCTTTTTAAATAACGAACAAGAAATAGATGTGGTGAAGAGGGGATTGGAAAATGGAGGTATCGAAAATAGTAACATCGAAATTGTGAATGACATGGCTGAAGATGACCCCGACTGGGCAGAGTTACGGGACAAAATTATAATCCTAAAAGAtgcagaatttttttacaaaaagatACAAAATGTGAAATATATCATAGATCCATGCTTTGTGAAGGATGAAATATATGATTACGACTTGAACGTGACAAACAAGTACACCATAATGTGCAGTAGGAACAAATGTGAAGAGCGGCGACTCGTTTGCAGTGACACCATTTGCTATCGATTGATAACCGAGGATGATTATATGAATCTATTGAAGGAAAGTTGCATACCAGAAATATTAAAGAGggacattttttacaatatattttttttaaaaacgttAGGAATGAAGAATATCTGCTCATTCGATTTTGTCACTGCTCCAATGGTGATAGCTTTGAAGAGATGTTTCGAGATGTTGTACATTTTAAAACTTATGGACATGGATGGAAATGTAACGGATAAGAAGTTAAGCCTATTGATTTGTCATCTGCCGCTAAAATTTAAGTATAGCGTTTTTTTGCTGAACAGTATAAAGTACAGATGTGTATACGAAGTAGTAGTTATTGTAAGCATGTTAATTAACGAACCcatctttttatttaaccaTAAAAATGTAGATAGAGTGAAAGCTATGCGATTACCTTTGATGGCTGAAGAAAGCGACCTTTTGAGTTACtataatatatttcaaaattttgagaAAGCAAAGGATAGAAAAAGTTTTTGctatgataattttttagcCTATAAATCGATTAAAAGGGCcaccaaatttttttatagattaaagaaaatattgCATAATTTCGACATAGAACTGGAGAAGTCAAATAATGTGGAATTAATACTGAAGgcaaaaatatgttcattcTTTTATAACGTTTCGAAAGTGGTAGGTGATAATTCGTATAAGCTTTTAAATGGGAGAGGTGACAATGAGTTATTATACCTCGATCAGCTATCTATCTTGAACGAATCGGAACAACAAAAGAGGAAGTTTATCGTGTACACCGATGCTTATTCTAATAATGAATCCAGAATTTTTGTGAGACACGCATCTATTATTGATCCCTTATGGCTGATCACTGAATGCCcatcatatttttccaatAGGCATTGTGTGAAACTCGCGGGGATGGAAGCCTGAAGGGGTTGGGGCtgcatttgcatttttgccTAGCTGCGAgtgtgcaaaaaagggggatatATCTACCGTTGGTAAAGCTCTCAACAATGAGACTTAGACATGGGTGATTTGGGTGCCACATATTGATGTTAATCTACCTATTTATAACCTTTATGTAATCATCAAAACGTTTGcacaaattattaaaattttgtgtTACTATTTGTAAAAACTTTCATGGACTTTGACCAAAGCAATTCCTTTGGATCTTCTGTCGAATTACAtcttatttttccttatctaCCGGTTGGCACCTTTCCACAGattgaatacattttttggTTCACAATTTTGGAAAGGGGTATGTTTGCGCATTTGCTTACccaattttttcgttttttcatGAGCACTTAAGGGAACCCCCATTTCCTGTGCccaattttttatcaaaatgtGATACTGCTTTTCTTAACAATTTTAAACTTGAAATGGTATTATCTATACATATGTCGTTATCAACTCTGTTTACAATTTCTCAAATGTGCGGTTCGTTTTTATTACCGAGAAGgacttttccaaaaaaaaaagaaatatatcataaaaaatgggacccccccccaaacaaaaaaaaaaaaaaaaaaaaaaaaaaaaaaaaaaaaaattgaaataaccctttaataatatatgtgtagattttattattttttctcacttccCTGTAGAAACATTTTCCTACCTTTGGAGGttctaaatatatataatggtgttttatatttttactccCTTATTAGAAATTCCAGTATGACAAGCTGATTGTACTTTTTGCCAGAGTGGCTAAAATGGCCCCCAAATCAAACACCTACTTTAGCATAATGATAGAAGCAGGCAACATAAGCACAAAATGatgcgttttttcttttttttctttcttctttttttttttttttttttttttttgtgcgttgATCAGCGTTGGAGAATGAGTGACTGGGCTGATTAGCACACGTTGTATATAGTAGCACATAACAACATATaagtgccattttttttacccaaaagaaggggggggaaagaaggatttcagaaatttgcaaaaatgtaatacatatacatatacacccttTTTGTAAGTGTATAAATACCTATATGTGTAAGTTGCAGTAGCCCATCCATGTGACATACCCAAAgctgaagaagaacaaaatgagcgCTATAAAAAGGATTTTGAGCAGGCTGCGCatgaacagaacaaacaAGGCGAAGAACAATTTCCTggtgttagaaaaaaaagaaaaattggaaacgCCATACTTATATCTGTCCCTATCCGCCTGCATGCTTGGGTTATCCTTTGCCTTTGTCCCATTGTACCAGTTGTTTTGCCAATCAACTGGATACGGTGGAACCATACAAAATCAAATTGACATCAGAAAAatgttggagaaaaaaaaggcaaataaTAAGAACAGATTAATTGAAGTAAACTTTACCAGTCAGTCTAATATGCCATGGGTGTTCGAAccagaacagaaaaaaataattgtaaAACCTGGGGAAACGGTGTTAGCATTTTATAAGGCAAAGAATTTGCTTGACAAACCAATTATAGGAATAGCTCTGTACCATGTGCTCCCTGACGAGGCAGGTTTATACTTCAATAAAATTCAGTGCTTTTGCTTTGAAGAACAGATGCTAAatgcaaatgaagaaattgatttgccagttttgttttttatcgATCCagacattttaaatgattctagattaaaaaatttggagaaaattaccttgtcatatattttttttgagtcAGACTCGGAAATCCCCGAGGAATATAAGCACCTTTCAAGGGCAATCGCGCCGAAGAAGAAACCCGAAATTCAAGTCATTTGATGTAGGACATACTTGTAGAGCAGTGTGCTACCACTGTAGCAGTTTTTCAAAAGCGGTTTCATTCGATGTGCTGAAAATGGAACGTAAAATTGGTCTATATTTACCATGAAGGGATGCTCATTTGTCTTTGaagatgtacatataaattaaaaaaaaaaagtttcccttttttttcccccgttCAGTTATCAtttgttttgtattttatGCTCCACGTTACACATTCCATTTGCGggatttttccaaaatgagtGGAGCATTTATTTAAATGTTGATTGTGCTCAGCGGTTTCTATTGTGCACTTTTAAAGATTCataaatgtgtacatatatatatatgcaaatttAAGAGAAGAAGCCATCGTTATAGGGGAAATTATTGAGAAAAATAATGGGGAAAGCCCACATGGGCGGCAAAATACTGATGTGCGAACATGCACAATAGAGTGTACAATGGAAATGTTTTACgattaaacaaaaaagaacaaaaaaaaaaatatatattttttttttcatccagtGGACGAGAACATGTGCTTGTTTTATGAGAAGAAAAGTAACAGATTCAATCATTTACTTTCTTCGTCTTCGAATGATCCAATTTGTAAGtgccttcattttgtaaaacggAGAAGATGTAATGAATATCTTCATCCACCTTTCCATCGGATGGTATTGTATTCCGAGAATTCTTCAATATATTTCTTAACGACTGTGATTTTTCGTTTACGTCTATACAGTCTTGTAGGCATTCAATTTTGGACATTAATTCTCGCtcaagtttttttcttttatttaattcttccttatagaagtaataatttttcactctcattttttctgcagTATCGCCTGTCTTAGTTTCATTATCGATTTCTTCTGTTTCTAGttttatttcatccttcAGTTTATTTATATAGAAGACAAGACTTTTTTCAAATCGTATGAATTTTTTGTTATAAAGTTGatacaattttgtaaaacttTGCATATCCAGTGATTTTAAGGTTTTCATAGCTATGTACAATTCGAATAGGGAGATGAGCATGTCGAATGAGCTTTCATTAAACATttctgaagaaaaaatatcgatGGAGTGGTTGAAAatgttttcaaatttgtacGACGAATGGTCCTTTTGGTTCATGTGCTTGGATATGTCCGGGTTATCCATTTTgatcgattttttttttaatttttcttgagccttttttttttttctctctttttttttaagataaCTTAGAACGCCCATTTTTGCTTGCTCCTCACTGCTTTTCCtggtttcattttttccctttgagGATGTATCTTTATCAGATGGCGCATCATCCGAATAGTTCTCATTCATGGCTTGGTTATTTCTGTCCTGTCCgtgttttctattttttaggCTTCCCATATGGTTATACGATCCATAGCTGCGactaatttttatttctgtgtTCTCAAAGCTGTGTTTCTTTTCCAGCGCTTCGATGGGCGCACTGTTTACAGATTGTTCTCCGTGGATATTCGGAGAAACTGtgacttttcttctttcctgaTTGATTAATTCGCATTTATAAAATAGAGGAAAGAAGACGTATTGGtctatattcatttttaactgATCCATGTTGTGTGGAAGGACAACATTagttttattaatttttttaatccatGATATGTAGACAAAAGCAAACCTCATGGAAAAGTCGAACCAATTTTCGTAAATCGAACCTATCTTAGATGCGCACAAGAACTTGTCGATAATTTCCATTATGGCTGAtacaaaatatttaatattttttttccttcgtttaTCTCTTGCATATtttggaaagaaggaaatgaattTGTTCTTGTTATTTTTAGCATTATCCCCATTTAAGTCTAGGCAAAATTTGTTTTCAAAAGGCATTTGAAATAGCAgatcttcattttgttcatcatACCATATGAGCGCAACGTTGTGAATATTTACGGGTAGGCGATTTTTCTTGATGCAGAaggtttcctttttcttcattttcacttGCTCATTATTATTTACACTATGTGCTTTGGATATATCTTCCTTCAAATTGATGTTATACCTTTTTATGATATTCTCTATGGGTtcaaattttatattttccttagACATTCTGTTGGTTTTACTTGGACCATCATAATTTGCATTCTCTTTAGATATATTTCTCTTTTGATTtttatttaagaaaaatttcacTTTATTCATAAGTCTGTAGTACAGTTTATAGTTATTATCCTTAATGTTATTTTCTCCATACATGtctgtttttatatttataaaattttccgTATGGATGGTATGTCTGGAGAGCATAATTTCTCGGATGACCTTGTGGAGCATGTAGAGGTGGTAAAAGAGGATAATAAAAATtgggataaagaaaaagttgtCATAATTCCAGTAGAAGCTTCCCCAAATTGTTAAGGCAACGAAAATGTTTAAGACATTGCCAATGCGCAAAGATATGTTGAGAATGTTGAAGGATCTTCCATCAAATGGGGTGGAATAAATCTCCAGAATGGAGAACGGTGTTAATATTACTGTGATTAGGATGACATAATAAAAATCGTAGTGTATACTGAATGTTACTATTAATGccaaaatgatatttttcagtataaatataaattcgAAGATTTCCATGCCTCCTTTATACCCTGCTAATAAATTAGACAGTAGAATatcaaaaaatttatactTATTGCGCTTCCAATATATAATTATCAATAGCGTGAAAATGCCAACATAGACAAATAAGGCCAGGATAAATACCAAAATTCctgtaaagaaggaattatCAGAGAGGGTGCACTTTTGCGTGGTCAAATAGGATAAGTATAGTTCTGATTCTTGGGTCTTGTATCTTATCGGTTTGCAGAATGCCAGTTGAATCCCTTCCATAAGTATGTAGGGTGATGATAACACCATCAGGAGAATGTAACAGGGGAAAGTGTCGTGTAAAAATGTGAGGAGTCTCCTTGTTAACTTTTCGTTTCTTTTATGCATAAATCGCCAGGGTCCAAAAATCtttttattataaatatactCAACCGTTTCGTTTAGAAAAATGTCGTACATTTTgtcgtcattttttaaatatttcaatTCGTACTTTGTTTCTTCGTCATTCTGATTGTCTCCATATGCATTTTGGAGGATATTGTCTTCACAAAACACTTggacattttttctgttcgtcAGATTAGGAACATATGGAGCGTTTCTACCAATCGGGGTGAATTGGTCATTTGGTTTCAGCACGTTTTCCTTATCacttattccatttttttccaagtctTGAGATAATGAGGAATTGTTACAGGAATCTTGAtcgtcttccttctttttattacacACATAAATTTTAgacttcttcccctttttcggAAATTCTTTTCCGTCTGGGTTATTCGTTAGGAAGTCCAAATGGTATTTCACCTTCAGCTGAGGAATTGTGGACAAAATGTACTCAAAATTTTGTATCTTCTTTTTGCAGATGAATTTGTACAggtgaaggataaaaaaCATGATGAGCGTTATAGAAAGGGCATCGAAGAGGGGCGTAAAGATATTGACGTACTTCTGGATGTACCAGATTTCGTTGTAGTGCACACTTGTATTATACAAGTTGAAAAAGCAGCCAACCCTCAAGTAATAGGAGAACATTTTCAAATGGAAGAGAAACACGCTTTTGTATATGTGCCAATATTTGgtaataaataaattggCTGTGGGTGAAAAGAATCCATATGCCACAAGGGTAAAGGAGCCATTAAACCAAATTTTCATGAGAATACCACTTATGTACAATTTGTTGAAACAACTATTATAGTTGAGTGAAACGATAAGAATAATAATTACATAATAAatcatttttaataatatGATAAGTAATATTtcgttgaaaaaatttttacatcTGTGGCACTTGGACTTGAAGTAACTCATGTCGTAGCCCTTTTGGCAATTATTGCATTGATATCCTGTGGATCCTTCCTGGCACATGTTGGATATTGTTCCTAGACATCTATCAGGTATTGTACAAGCATGAATGTCTGGCAATCTTTcaaatttgttattttttattctcaaTTCGTTTGCTTCTTCTACATATTTATTGAACATTTCTTCGAAGGAATATTTCATTTCGTTACTTTgttgaaggggggaaattggTTTGGGTTCTGGTTTAACTAGTAGGATAGTCGGCACAATTTCCTTGAAGTAGGTAGAAATGGCATTCATATGATTGTTTGAGATCACATCGTTTGAAATTTTTACAGCTTTTCCATTGTTCTGGTTGTAGTTCAAAGAGGAGGTTCCATTTTTCCGGTGCAATAGAAAATTAGGAGCTTCTCCCGTTCTAACAGGGCTTGTTTCATTCttattctccttctttttttttaaggctTCTATGAAGTCCATATTTAGATACAGTTTTGGGCTCTtcttgaagaagaaataattcctgctctccacattttttgaaataaacaaaagtaAGTTGTAATAAGGGTACGAATATTTTAACTCATCATTATCCTGTAGAGGGTCCCAATCACTGATTGGGTGTTTTTCCTTATAGACTGCATAATTTCCGTATAGTGGATATGGATTTTCATGGTCTAAAAtgtttatattattatattccCTGTTTTTCAACAGATGAATAAAGAGGTTAATATTGAAGCCTCTGTTACATAGGGCTCCTGTGGGGCACGGTTTGCAACTTTTGGTGCCTTTGCCACTTTTGGGGGTGCTAGTAGTGTATACCCAgccatttttatcttctgtGGTAACCAAGTAATAATTGTTTTTACAGAAACATTGGTTTTCGTATGAGGAACCTACAAACGTTGTGGAGAAGTGTGGACAGACACCAGAGCAGCTGTTATCATATTCGCTTTCCTTGAATGTGTTTGGAGGGCATGGGATACATTCTACTTGTTTATCTTTTGatgttcttaaaaattttccatgaATACATATGCAGTTTTTTATTGAGCTTCTCTGCATTATTCCTTTAGGAATGACTAAATCATTGGGGCATTTTTTTGGCAGTGTATGAAATTGTCCTTGGAAATGTCTATTGTTGAATGTGATATCGGATTCGATTCCTCCTTCGCAGTAATGATTATCGAGAGAGCATGGCTTACATACAGCTATCTCACGCTTTAAGGTTTGATTGGTTCCTTCATTAACTTCTATTCTGTTTAGATTATTCAAGCTGATTTTCACAATTTCCGTCGTGTAATATACATcagtttgtttcttttttgggaCAATAAAATATTGatcaataatatttttgtagttaattttttccgaattgataaaattttgcaaCGTATCAAAGGTGAAATAATTTCCTGGAGTACAGGAACAATGATTAATACTGGTGGATCCTATATTTACTGTTGAAAAGGTTAGAGGGCAATTTTCGCACTTAATATTTCCTACGTTATTTTTAAAGGTCCCTCTATCGCATACTGCACATCTAAGCGTCGCAATTCCGACATAGGAGTACCCTTCTATGCATAGGCATTTATCCACATGCTTGGCTAGGGTAACTACTGTTTTTGAGTTATCTGGACAAGATATCAAGTAAGGGGTGTAATTGCCTGGACAGAATTTCCCCATAAAGCATCCAGCCACTTGATATTTCTTATAcagtaaaaattttttatctctATCGATAGAACATGTaaaaatgatgttgtttttatttcttaataTAAAGTCTGTATAAGCTAAAGGAGTTTTTGACACAACCGCATTTTCGATATTTTCATCCCAAAAATTGTCGACATCGGAGGAAGTATAATCATATATACTTTCGAAAGAATATTGCTTACATTTAAAATATCCAAGAATTATTTTCTgattgttttttaaaaatatttgtgtGTATTCTACCTTTTTCCTTGAGAATTCTACCCCTGTGCAGTAGATATTCATTTTGCAGCTGTCTACGCAGGATTTTAAATTGGGTTTATACGACACAGTAAAGTTGGGGCTGCTTTTCAGGTGTAGATTCACATGACACGTAACCTTCAGCATTTTATCAGATTCCCACacgtaattttcttcaatgtTTTTCAGCAGTAcggtatatatgtaaaacaGGGATGTTCTTTTCAGAAACCCCAGTTTTTTCAAGTGTTTCAGTTTGTACATGTTATTTTGTgcgttgtttttttcatctggAGGAAGCGGTGCTTGGTTATTTTGGtgtcccttcctttctgGGTTGTTGTCCACATCGTTGAAAATttgttgaaaattttgttcccAAAATAAATCATACACATCTTGGTCGAAGCTTTTCACACTATCGTGGAAATAACTATAAATTCTGTTTTCAGAGTTAATGTCGAATTTATACCTCATGTATTCTATGGTTATGCCCTTGAACATGAGAAGGAAGTAGCCATCCTCTGGGAGGCAGTTCAGGATGGACGTGGATCCTTCTGCTAGTGTGTAGGTGTTCTGTGGACAGGGAAGACAGTATTGCTCTGACAACTTATGATTAAAGAAATTTTTAGGGCATAATTTACAACTGAGTTTCTTGTTAAATGcgcttcttctttcatttatGGAACCATATCCTATTTTGCATTTGCAatcaaaaatggaagaggcCATTGTCCCGCTCACAATGGAGTTGATGGGGCAGCCTTTCTGATATTTGGCAAACCCTTCACAATATTTGTTACTACAGGGTATAcacctttcctttttgggaTCCATAAAGTACCCACTTTCGCAAAATACGCACTTGCTCGGTTTGGGCATGTCTACTTCTATTGCAAGCGTTTCCCTTTCCGGCTCGTCCTCATTGTTACCTAGAACGAGTTCTCTGTTAATGTTAAGAGTTCCAAAGTTGGTGCGGTCAATTGCGCAGCCATTTGCGCGGTCATTTGCGCAGTCATCTGCGCGGTCAATTGCGCGACCAACCTTAGGGCCATTCTTATTAAAATAGGAATACTGCAATATTTTATCTTGTAGGAGCAGGTCCTCATCATAATTGTAAATATTGTTCACCAAACCGTAGTTGTGATTATTTGGTATTGCAAAAATATTCGTATCTAAATATTTCGGATCACACAGGGAGCAGTAGATAACTTGGTCTTTTACTTTACCAACAGAAGTGCAGTATGTACACGATTGATTATTCTCATTGTagataaaattttccttacATACACAGTCATCTGCAGATGTAACTCCTTCTGGGGACATTTTATTCTTGTGACATGGGATGAGTTGATTGTTTCCAGGGCAGTAGTAATTTTTTAGacataaaacacattttccaTTATGTTCGTAATAGCCTTGAATACATTTGCAATTCATTTCGTTGTAACTCGTAGCTCCGTAGATAGTACTCCTTCTGTTAATGGGGCATCCCTTGATACATATAAAATTTCCAGCggattttttataataaccAGGCTTACACTGTTCACAGCTCGCAGTTTTTTCTGAATATTCATATCCAGCTGAACAAAGACAATCTGTTATTAACTTCGAGCCACTTTTTCGGGTAGAGgtgtttttaaaatgcttCTTGCAGCTCTCACATTTTAATTCTACGCTATCCCAAAAGGTTCCAATAGGACAACTTTCACAAGTTTGATTTTTGTAGTTAAACTGTTTCCCTACGTCACAGTAGGAATATAAATCTTTATATAACTTCACTTGGTGTTGAAAATGCGTTTtagcaaaaatttttaattggAAATATCCAAAGTGTTTTAATTTCCCAGTTATTATTCCTGTTTCACTTGATATTTCTAATTTTGTCAATGGGTCCACATTTGTGCATTGATCGTTAGAGTTTAGAAAGCAGAAGAAGATGAGTGAATCGCTGTATATATCTATTTCTGGTGCAACATTTAAATAATCATTTGagttataattttttgcaaaagtgtATTCAAAGGAAATTCTAAAGTATTGGTCAAATGAATTGAAATGATAATgataaataatattttctgcATTTATATGAGATGTAATTATTAGTAAGTTCTGATCTATTGCTATGACCTTACTGACTCCATTATGTCTGTATCCTTTCTCCAACCTTATCGCTTTGACTATTCTATATTTACTTTTGCTCAAATcgataattttaatttcgttACTTCGTATTTGTGTTACGAATGCCACATTGGTTCTATGTAGGGTGTGTTCAGTTTTCTCTCCTTGATATatggaaaaatgtaatgGGTTCT is a genomic window containing:
- a CDS encoding cytochrome c oxidase assembly protein COX11, putative translates to MSAIKRILSRLRMNRTNKAKNNFLVLEKKEKLETPYLYLSLSACMLGLSFAFVPLYQLFCQSTGYGGTIQNQIDIRKMLEKKKANNKNRLIEVNFTSQSNMPWVFEPEQKKIIVKPGETVLAFYKAKNLLDKPIIGIALYHVLPDEAGLYFNKIQCFCFEEQMLNANEEIDLPVLFFIDPDILNDSRLKNLEKITLSYIFFESDSEIPEEYKHLSRAIAPKKKPEIQVI